CGGCGGGACGCACGAactgcccctcacccccccgGCGGACCCCTCCTACCCCTACGAGTTTTCCCCCGTCAAGATGCTGCCCTCCTCCATGGCCGCCCTGCCGTCCAGCTGTCCCCCCGCCTACGTCCCCTACGCCACCCAGGCCGCCCTACCGCCCGGCTACTCCAACCTGCTGCCGCCCGCGCAGCCCTGCCGGCAGCTCTCGCCCAACCCGCCGCCCGAGGACATTCCCTGGTGGAGCATCCAGCAGGCTGGCGCCCCGGGCGGCTGCGGCCACCGCTTCCCAGCGGCCGCGGCGCTGCCGCGGAGCCTGGTGCTGGGCCACTCGGACTTCGCCCAGTACCAGACGCAGATCGCCGCTCTGTTGCAGACCAAGTCTCCCCTGGCGGCCACGGCCAGGAGGtgccgccgctgccgctgccccAACTGCCAGTCGGCCGCGGGCAGCGCCCCGGAGGCGGAGCCGGGCAAGAAGAAGCAGCACATCTGCCACATCCCCGGCTGCGGCAAGGTGTACGGCAAGACCTCGCACCTGAAGGCGCACCTGCGCTGGCACACGGGCGAGCGGCCCTTCGTCTGCAACTGGCTCTTCTGCGGGAAGAGTTTCACCCGCTCCGACGAGCTGCAGCGGCACCTGCGGACTCACACGGGCGAGAAGCGCTTCGTCTGCCCCGAATGCGGGAAGCGCTTCATGCGCAGCGACCACCTGGCCAAGCACGTCAAGACTCACCAGAACAAGAAGCTGAAGGCGGCGGCGGATGGCGTCAAGCGGGAGGACGGCCGCGACCTGTGAccgccgggcggcggggcgggaccGGCGGCCGCCGCACCTGCGGACCGAGCTGAGCCGTGCCGCGGCCGGGCCCCGGGGTGACTGTGCTCCGCAGCCGGGGGcagggcggcggcggggagagGGCGGCTGGCTCTCGGACTTGCGTCGGGCCCGGCGAGCGGGAGCTCCGCTGGGGCGGCGCCGGGAGCAGCTGCGTCCCCCTCGGACCGTCAGGCTCGGAGCCGGACGCTCGTAgggccccggggccgccgccgggCGCCCTCGTCCCGGAACGGGCACCGTCCCCGCCCCTGTCAGCCCCGGGCCGCGGCTGAGGGGAGGCCGCGGTGGCTGGGGCGGGAACGGGGCTGCCCCGGCTGCCGCCTCGGGGGTCGGGGCTTGTAGGCGCCCGGGAGCGCAGCGGCAGCGTCGGTCCGGCTATGTCGGGTCCCGGCCCTCGGtgctttcaggggaaaaaaaaacctcaagttTTGTGTACAGGTTATTTAATAGTTCTGTTTGAATACAAGTGTTTCCCTCCTCGTCCTCAGCCCCATGTGGGGCTCCAGCATGAGATGTTTTCTGTAAAGCGACCCGCGACTGCAGAGTGAAATAAACACGTTAACACTGGGGTCACGCAGGGACGGTCCCGCCGCCTCGGTTTCATTCGGTCGCTGCCCCGGCCCGGAGCGCGGGCCCCTCCGCGCTGAGGCGGCTGCCCCTTCCCGCCACTGCCCGCTGAGGCGGCGGCTCGTCCGGATCCATCGCCGCCGCCAAGCGCCCGGTGACCTGGGAGCTGCTCATGGTAAACTCCTTTAAAATCCCTAGCTTCTTTGGACCGATGTTGGCCTATTGGcttggttgggggttttttttaggtgtttttttttcctatacaTGAAGCCGTGAGAGAAAAGAGGAACGCGTGGTGTCAGTACTGGGAGTGAACGTGCAGGTCAGGTCCTACAGAGTGGGACATGTATTTGAGCGGGGTGGGCAGTAGGCAGTCAATAATGTGCCTTCTCAGGGAGGTGCAGGCCACAGGGCCCGCAACAACCAGCCATTCTCAGCCTGAAGTTGtccatggcacagcacagccaaaACATGCTTTCCATATGTTAATTCTGTGAAGCTGCGGAATTTAAGGGTAGAGACACTTGTTATCCTCCCAGTGTGATGAAATGGCAGTCACTCTCCTGCACAGGGGAAGATATTTGGCACAAAACTGTTTAAAAGTAGCTGGTAGACAGTGACAGCTTTTAGGATTCCTTCTTACTGAGTCTCACGTGAGTGTGAGTTAAGGCATATATTAATTTTtggcaaatttattttaaaataatgatctTTTTACTGTACAagtttccagtttctttcttttttttaacttaaattcATATAGAACAAACAAACGAGGAACCTAATCAGTAATTTGCTAAATATTGCATTTCAACATTGAGAATATGTTATTTGCTCCTTATACTTTTGCTAAGTCAGCTTAGTTTCTGGTTGAGACAGCCAAATGAAAACTTCCACTGAAACTTCACTGGGAGTAATCTGGAACCATTCAGCCTCAGACTGGTTCCTCTGCTGGAAGTTTTCAAACAAGCTTCAGCACAACCATAATGACAGAGATACTCTTTGCCATGGACTTCTAATTCAGGAAAAGCAGACGTttgataaatgtttttaatgacaGAATGTGTAAAACTGatgtgtttgcatgtgtgtCAAATACTGCAGGGAAACTCTTCTCTCAGGAAATAATGAGATGAGACAATACCACCAGAACCCTCACATCTGAAATAATGGGAAGTTAATGGACAGTTACCATGGTACAGCTCCTcaacaatattttaatgtttatgaTTCTGAATTAATTCTCCACACAATATTCATAGGGTCAATTTATTAAATCTATAACAATGCAGTTACTGTCTTTACTACTGAAGAATCTTCTATAACTTGTCCTATTCTAGAAAGCCTTGTGAAAAATAAGTCTAACTTTATTGGTTAGCATTCTTGTGCCAAAGTTTCAGGCTCTAGAGGCGTGTTGTGGAAGGATATTAAGTGGGAGATAGCTTTAGTGTCCCAGAATGAGCCATAGCCATGGAGGAAATAACTGATGGACCTGATCCAAAAACCCTTAGTCAAAAAAGTCTTTGGGACTACTGACACAGGGTTTAATATAATCAGGAATAACataatgtttctgctttttaaaatgtttcatggCTTAGAGTAGCaacctccttcctttctttgaTATTAAGTGACACTAAGAATGTATTGTTACAAAAGTGAGAACTGCTTTAAAAGAGAGTTTGTTTCACTTAATAGTCTTTCAGTTGTGTTCAGAGCAGACCTGCTTAAAATGGACAGTAAAGGAAGTGTTTTTGTTGGTAGCAGTCAAGGGGAAACTACAGCATCTCAGAGTAAGAAAGGTCCACTTCCAGGATGGAATGGTAGACTTGGATGTTACCACAAGGTAATGGCCTTTCACTGCTGGGTAGTACTGAGATCAAGATGAAGTACTAACATGAGCTGAAGCAGAGTATTAGAGGGATTCTGGCACAAGTTTAGTGTAACTAGGAACTAGAGAAACTTTCCTGTTAGAGCAGATGTAGGGAGCAGAAAATATCCCAATAAGAGTAAGCATAATGATTTCTAAGCTGTACCATTATGGAAAGATTTTTCTCCAGTTGGGTGACAAACTGAATTTAACAGCATCAGTGTTATCTGGTTTCCTTGGACTATTTTGGGCTCTTACTCATTCCTCAAGACACAACTTGTACAGAAACAGTGGAAGTTTTACCACTCACTTAAGTGTGAGCCTGCAAGTACTCTAGGTTTTATGCAAAAGACCATAGCTCAGCCAGTGGCAGCACCATGTCAAGGGGGTGCTAGTATCtggttaaaataataataataataataataataataataataataataataataataataataataataataataataataatgtagcAGCAATAGCTTGTTGTAGCGTATGCACCTTGTAAAACATCTGTATAGTGactacagtttaaaaatacGTAGtcaaaattagttttaaaactgTCATGAGAAAGAGATGCATTTAAGAGAAAACCCACAATCTCAACTGCTAATGAAAATGTTAATCTGTGAGACTAGTAcccaaaaaaaggcagaaaatcaaTGATTCATGAGACAAAATAAGTAACAGTTTAGaatgtaaaaatatgtaatgaaatattatttctctcTAATGCTTTTAAATAGTTCATTGGAAAATAGGGCATATCCCTCATAGCTGTTTTGCACTCATCTCTAAATAGCTAAATCATATGATAGCTTTTCAACTGAAGTTGTTTAGCTTTTATAGTAATATGGCATTTAAATATACATGTGACCTTTCTGATGTATGGGTAGAGCGTTACAAAAATACATTGCTTACATCTCAAGAATTTATTTCTAGTTGGCAAATTGCACactataataaaattaaatttaattttgcattcacaaaatacattttacactTTTAGCTGTTTCCAATCAACTAGAACAGCTgttcattttataaaattaaattattaatactctttttaattatacattttGAGTACATATGCTGTTCAAGGTCAAttcatttctgaattttaaatctTAAATATCATGGTATAAGAGACACAGCATATAAACTAATTCATCTTGTAGTTAGTTCAAATTAATTAATCTCTACCAAAAAATCAGGATATGGTTTCAAAAACTTGAGATTTGGcatgttttctgtgttgaaaaCTGACTTTCATACTTGGGCAAACTTTTAAGcagagaatattaaaaaaaaaaaaaaaattgttcctcaGGTAGTTTTACTTAACATGTTGTTAACCTAATTATTTTTAGTTAAGGGCCAACTCATGTAATCCAAAGTTGGGGCTTTAAAATTTATTAGAATAAGACTTTCACCCAGGAGAAGGCTGCAGGATTCACCTTTTGGTCCTGACTTGCAGATTCTCACTGCAATAACAAATTAAGAATGTTATGTTTCATAACTCCTCAACTACTATtacaaaaaaaggatttttttaactATATTGGCTGACATCCTTCCTAAAACCATTGCTGTGTGATCCTTCCATACTAAATTGTAGATACAATTTTTGAAATCTTTATTCTGAAATTCTATGCAGATTTTGAGAGATTGCATCAAGTTTTAAAGTAAATACAACATAACTACTTTAGTTTGTAAACTGACATCTATATCTAATAGTAGTCTTGAATAATGAAGAAACAGGGAACAGAAAATGCTCATGTCTTTAAACTTCTAGATGAAAGATACATTTTATTGTTCAGTGATAATAAAGGATTTTAGCAGACCACTCAAAAGTTCATAAATAGTGTAAACTTGTACCTTTGTGCAAGTAGCTGCACAATTATCTTGGCTCTTTTAAATGAGCCTTTTAACATTTAGTAGATCTTGTCAGTTTATCCCTGTACTAAGTGGTGAGAAACAAGACCATCATGCCTAGCTTATTGTCAGATCTAATGGCTTGAtatagaatttatttattttagtttagtttagtttcttcaattattttacacattttatgAGGCTCTTGTGAATCCTTTAGTAAAGATGTGATGTCTGTCACTCTGTAACATGGTGGACTCAACTCCAAGACCTCTTAGATTTTCCTGccaaacctttttaaaaatacttaccAAACAGATTGCCTAAGTATTTGAGAACACTGAGCTTGAAAGCAAAGCTTTCCTCCAAAGGGATTGCCTATCAGGTATCTTCAATAACTTTGGATTTAAACAGCATCCAAGCCATCAAGGacctggaagtgttcagcaACCAGCAGGCTCACAATTGTCAGGTAAGTGTTAACTTGCAGTATATAAAAGAACAATTCAGGGCCCTGGGCTGATTGAATGAATAGTCTTGATCAGAGAAAATCAGCAGAAGTGTGTGTAATTCAAGGGGTCTTTTAAATAAGTTTATGGGGTTTATTCCCTGTTAATATTTACAACAAACTGATTTGAAGTCATACAGGTGTTTCCTTGTggataatgaaaaacaaagaaaatatgtattttgacCTTGTGACTGTGACAGGTTAGTGGGAGATTCTGGACGGTGAGATTTGGCCTTTAACCTGGAGGCCATCAACCCTGTTTTTCTCATCATCTCTTAATTTTTCTGCAGTACACATTTACTTAAGTACACACGAAATCCCAGCATGTCTTTGACCCAGGTCTGGTGATTACATCACTGCTTAGCCATGTCAGTAGGAGCTCAGCCTCAGGCTGTGTACAAACCCTGAGTGGGCAGGTGGCTGCGTAGTAGGGTCCATCTCCTCAGCAGGTCACTGGGCAGTGAGTCCTATGCTGTGATGTACTGAAGGAACTCTTGAAGAAGTGGTGAGTTTGTAATGAGGTGTGAACAGAGTTGCTACTTGCTGGATAATTTTAAGTGCACCCTTTGATGGTGCAGAGGCCTTGTACAGTCTATAGGTTCAGATTTTTCTACTAGTGATAGTAAAGCTATGATTTCCTTTCATCTAGTTGAACTACCATAATAATCCAGTTTATTTATTATATCTGATCCTCATTAGTTCTGCCTAAGCAAGGGACAGTTTACCAGTATAGGAATATTGTATCCTAAAAGCCATTTTAATGTGTGCATCATGGTAGTGACCCTTTCTCTACTGCACTTCTGCCTCCCTTTTCCAGAGTAAAGAAGAAGCTGTGCCAGCAAGAAGTGCTGTCTTGTCTTGTCCTGCTGCATCTACAGTAGAGCCTTCTGCTGGTACAAACATCTCAGCTAAGGGTTGTTTTTAACTCCCCCATGACTGGCACGattgtgcctgcagcagcatgtGGTTGAAACAAGGTCTGGTTTACCTCATTCTCAAGTGAGCACAGAATTTGTATTGTCTAGCCTAACAATTTAATGTAACCTTTGCCCTAGGGTAGTAACCTTCATCTAGCTCATATTAATTCCCCTTCTCTAGGGCATCATTCATTGGCTCTTGTGGCCATTAATGCCAATACTGAGCAAGTAACTAACTTTAGGCATCATCATAATCTGCCCCTTCTGTCAACCTGCCCCATCATGAAGGACAATCTTTTTTACATTTGTAATTTTCCATTGTGTCTGATTCACAGGATTTTACCATGACAGTGACAGAGATGTCCTGAACTGAGTATTACATCACCATTGCATTTAATATGGAGCAATGATGGACCACAAgggtgaaaatgaaaaataagaaaaccacttcttggttttgttttggtttggttttttttaggagttactttgaaatgagaaataataTTCAAATGCCATAAAGTGAGATATTTTTCACAAGTTAAATGTTCTGTTTACAAATACCCAGGTCACCAGTTTAATCAGAAACAACAGTGTGTACCTATGTTCTTGCATTTCTTTAAGGTAGGGATGTCTGCAAAAATAATACATTCCTATTATCTGTAAGTCCCTGCTCTTATAGCAGTACTGAGCTCTTTAATCAAAGTTCTAGTATTAACCTATATACTACTCAAAAACttttttcatttgcctttttaaCATGAACCAGCCATCACAGAGGACACTTTCAAAATAGGCTCTCATTACAAAGCAggttaaaagaaattttattaGACCAAAGCCTGTATCTTCACTTGGGGTCATATCCCACGTGCTTTATACAGGATCAGATGGTGTGCCTGTGATCTCCACATGCAGATCTCTCATCTGTATGCAAAGGAGATGTCAGTCAGACTGCCACACTCCCCCTTATTTTAGACAGCTCTCCAACTACTCTAGGGTGCATAtgtgaagaagagaaaggaaaatgcgCTTTTCACTTACTAGAGATCAGACAGGAAAGATAACACAGCCTGAGAATGTCAGTTGTTTTCAGCTACTGTATGTTAATCCCAAAGGAGTGTAGAAacagcttcttttcttccccacataactaaaaaaactgctttccttctgACCAGCATTAGTGggaaagctttgcttttgttgaGCTCTCCAAAGAACAGCCAAACCCTTGACATCTGCTTACTTTACATGTTATGAAATGTTCGTTCACGTCAGTAGCCCAATATAGGAGGCCTATTCTTCTCAGCATTACCTGATCCTTCAGCAATGTGGCTTCACTGACTTCTTTCTGTTAATGTGCTCTGAAAGAACTAAAAGAAATAGTTTTAAGCAGGCAAAGATTACACTtctatattttcaaaaatattaaccAAATCTTCTTATGTGCCTACATGAGACCTAAGGCTATGTCTGAGCTTCTTAATAAAATGCTTGAATAAATTGCATAATAACACTGAGAAGCTACTTGCAAAGTACTGTAATCAAGGCTATGTTCAGTGCTTGAATAGTTAAGTTAGAGAGAGCATAACCATGAGCAATCTTGTTAGGGGAAGTAGGTTCTCTGTAAGAATGTTTAAAACTGACCAGAGCAGCTCAATTAATGCACATGAACACTGGAATTGTAACTGTGCTACCTCAATGGGATCTTGAATATACAGAGAATGACTACACTACACATGCTCAGCTCATCCTGGCACTCCACAGGGAAGCACTTTTTTCTCATTAGAGGAAGGACTTGTGAAAGTTTATTCccacaaagggaaaaaagaggttCATGGATATGAAGATGGATACTTGTCTATCAATCAGGAGGTTAAGGCAGAAGACAAAGCAGCTAGGGAACCTTTCCTTTTAATGGGCTGCATTTGCTTACATTAACAAACACTGACACCAAGAAGGAGTCTTGGTgttcccttctctgcaccttGAAGGGGTGATACAAGACCCAAGAATTTTTAGAAACTTTTAGCTGGTTCACTTCCCCCAGTTTTCCCACACAACTCAAGAGAGTTTGTGGTACAGCCCCAAAGTTCCAGTGTGCAGCTGTTGCTTTGCATTCACAGGGCTTGCTCTTTCTCCCCTGCacccaaaaaacaaattattgtgCACAATTATGCTATTTTGAAATACTTCCATACACATGAAGAATAAAGTTTCCTAAGCTAAATACAATAATTGCAGAGTACTGAAATTGCTAAGACTTAAATGCAGGAATTACCTTCTAGCTTTAccattcaattatttttctcattagaattacagttttcattagctaagaaatattaaatattgaaCAGCCAGTAAAGCAGAATCACATGTTACactaaaataattcttcagaaAGTGCCTAAGTACATTATAACCTTGTTTCTAATTTTATTATATGCATTAATTCATCCTagacttaatttaaaataggtGTCAGGTATCAGCTATAAAACTCAGATTTTTATTCTGATCTAGAGGGAAGAACCTCTGCCACTTATTTAGCATGTTCAAGAGATGAGAAGAGTAAGTTTATGCTTCTTTTTAATAAGCTACAGCAATTAGATATTTTGAGTACTCAGAATGATGTATTAGAATTATACAATTATTTGGTTTGTTCTGATGCTTTTCAATACACTTGAGAACCAGCTCCCAATTAAGATACACACACTATCAAAGATGCAAAAGTTAGATGTTGGTAAAAACAATTAGAATGATGATGTAGGCTCAGATTCCCCATGGTATTTTACAGATCTGCAAGACAGCGTGGGGTATAAGCTCATGGAATTTGTCTTTTCTGCACAAGGtccagaaaaagctgcagtaCTTGTATGCCCTTACAGGGGCATCAGCCACCCCGGAGCAGGTGGGATGTTCTGGCACAGGGCTCTCTCTTCCTCGAGCTGACTGGGTGCTCTAACAACAGGAGCTTTACCCTTCAAAAGGAAACTGCTGCAATTACCCATTGCCTCTGGGTGAGGAGTTGTTCCTTTCTGCAGAATTCCTTCCGGGCAGCAATAGCTTAGGGGTGCTGCAGAACTCATCCTCCTCCTGTGGCCAGACTGTTAAATCACAGCAGAGGCTCTGCCTTTGGAGCATGTGCCAATCGTTATTTCAATGTAGAAAATATTCCTTCCTATTTAAAAGATGTaagaggaaaacacagcatacaagaaagcacatttttataaaatagaATAAGATAAATGATCCAATTGAATATGTCCTGAATGTATTTATCTTGATCTCAAAAGCACTAAGAGCAGTCTCTCTCATGAAATCTTGGTGCGGAAATACTGAGTTCCTACCATCTCAATGCCACATGAAAAACCTTAATCAAAGCAACCAAGCCTCTTGACTTGCTGCTGATTCCACAGCACTTTTTTTTAGTGATATCACATTTATCTATCACCATTTATTCAAAAAGGTAAATCAAAAGAATAAAGTCGTCTCATCTGATTTTTTTGCCTGCAGGAGATGACCTTCTCATTGGTTAAGCCATGAAGTCTTACATCAATCAGAGACAAACTAAGTAGCTGACCTGACTTTCTGCTCTCCTTTTCCATGTATAGAAGTTTCTTATGCACAGAGTACAAGCCAGTGTCAAAATTAGAATTGTTAAAACTGAAAGATTTGTCTTCAGCAGCTTGGCTGACACAAAGGAGTACTTGTTTTTAGAAAGgtgcaacattttttaaattgctgatCAGAAATACAATCCTCTATTAATAATATTAACCAAGTAATCTGTATGTGTCACTAATGGCTGTTCGTGTGAGATGTATTAATCATGATTAATACCAAGGATTTTTACAATCTGGAgtctacaaaaaaaaccttacatTTGTGTGTGTAAAGTCACacttttctcacatttttacttttatcaaacatattttaatttaaaataagtaattagGAAATTCCTTATAACTAGGCTGCAATAAAcaacatttcagctgaaaaagttCACAAAAAGATCAGGACAGCCCTGAAGTTCTGCACAGAGATAGGTGGCATGTTAGCTAACACAGCTAATGCCCGTAAATTTTTGTGGCCTGTGGCAAAAGAGAAGTGTAATTAGGATCACAACTTGACACCATCAGCTCTCAGGCCTCAGtgattaggattttttttattaatgccTCTACCACCAAGATGCAGCTTTTCCTAACTTGTTAGGAGGGCTCAGATTCATGCCTCTGGAGTCAGAGTATTTTACCCACTCCACTGTAATATTATCCGGAAAGACCTAACAGTATGCCAGCTacatctgtttaaaataatttcagtgccTTTGGAGGCGTGTAAGACCTTAAAGGAGCTGCAAAACTTCACATGCCTGGGGAGCCAACCAAATCATCATTAGAGTCCCAGAATTCAGGAAGAATCCCTGCTACACACGGCTTCCTTTGGCAAGCAGGAACAGAGAagcttgaaatgtttttctcaggGGAAATGGTAAACATAATGGAGATGCATAGCTATCATGAGCCAGACCAAAGGTCTGTTTAACCTAGGAGCCTGTTTTCCAGTAACAGATGCTTAAGGAAAGTGGATTAAAAACAAGGCATATATAAAACAGATATCCCCCTTGGCATGGCCTCTCAGCTTCTGGGGAACAGCGCTTCAGAAACTTCCTGAGCTGGAATCGCATTTCGATTGTTGTGTTTAACAGCCACAGACAGGCCAACCCCTCACCGATCCGTCTCATCCCTTTGTGGCGGGATTCATGCTTTGTGGCTCCACAGcgtttttcagtatttgtttctGTGGCTGGATTATATCCTCTGCAAGGGACGAGCACGATGGCCTCCTGACTCTCTCAGGCTCCCGGGGTGCCCGCTGGCACCGAGGAAACCCCCCCGCACTCCCCAGGCCCTGCCCGCCCGCGCGAGCGTCCGCCGCGGCCTGCGGGGCCTGGCGCTGGGCCTGGGCCTGGGCCCGGCCGGGCGGGCcgcgcggggcagccccgctcccccgccccagccccgcgctcggcggtggcagcagcaggtccccGCCCTCGGTGGGACGGCGGCAAGTGCCGGTCGCGGCCACCGGCCTCCCGGCCTGTGCCCGGGCCCCTCGGCGTGGCGGCGCCGCGCCCTCAGGTaaggggcggcggcgggaggcagCGCTCGCCCGGCAAGGCCGGTGTGGGGGCAGCGGGGCAGCCGTTCTGCAGGGAAACCCGTCAGCGACCTTCTGCTCTCGGTCGAGTGGAACCTGAGGGGACTTGAGAAATACACCTGGCAGGAACATTAGGCACATTTCAGACCCTTTTGTGGCAAATTCAAACTCTTCTTGCAGAACCCTAGGTCCAGGTCCCTCAgcgtttttgttttgttttgttttttatgtcACTTGGTGTGAAGACTCCTCTACCTTTCATTTCAGTAATGCGGCTTGTTCATCTTTCACTGCCGTGGGTTGTCTTTGTTGTTTCTGAAGGTCAGATATGCACGCGCACATCCAGTCACAGCGGTGCTCCTCAGGAATTTTCCTTGGGCTGTGAGATGCCACTGTAGGCTGAAACATGGTATGTGAAGTCCAGAGAAGCTTTTTTGTCATTAGTGGAGGACTCTGGAGTTAAAGGAGCAAGTTAA
This is a stretch of genomic DNA from Apus apus isolate bApuApu2 chromosome 6, bApuApu2.pri.cur, whole genome shotgun sequence. It encodes these proteins:
- the SP5 gene encoding transcription factor Sp5 → MAAVAVLRNDSLQAFLQDRTPSASPDLAKHSPLALLAATCSRIGQPGAAPSDFLQVSYDPTLGSPSRIFHPWSGEMPAHSPGGLPPPHPNLGLTPQKSHLQPSFGGTHELPLTPPADPSYPYEFSPVKMLPSSMAALPSSCPPAYVPYATQAALPPGYSNLLPPAQPCRQLSPNPPPEDIPWWSIQQAGAPGGCGHRFPAAAALPRSLVLGHSDFAQYQTQIAALLQTKSPLAATARRCRRCRCPNCQSAAGSAPEAEPGKKKQHICHIPGCGKVYGKTSHLKAHLRWHTGERPFVCNWLFCGKSFTRSDELQRHLRTHTGEKRFVCPECGKRFMRSDHLAKHVKTHQNKKLKAAADGVKREDGRDL